One window from the genome of Mycolicibacterium gadium encodes:
- the scnC gene encoding thiocyanate hydrolase subunit gamma — protein MVDEITDFEVLEIALRELCIEKGIFTAVEHRLMTEFAEQIGPTPAARLVAKAWLDPAFKELALAEPMTASKEVGVDWLHPTGWGTPSDFTAFQILADTPTVHNVIVCALCSCYPRPILGNSPEWYRTPNYRRRLVRWPRQVLAEFGLYLPDDITVHVQDSNQKHRFMVMPLQPEGTEGWTEDQLVEIITRDCLIGVALPKAGVTTNMIVDTRPAIHPGNAG, from the coding sequence ATGGTCGACGAGATCACCGACTTCGAGGTTCTGGAGATCGCACTTCGCGAACTGTGCATCGAGAAGGGCATCTTCACGGCCGTGGAGCACCGCTTGATGACCGAGTTCGCCGAGCAGATCGGGCCGACTCCCGCCGCGCGCCTGGTGGCCAAGGCGTGGCTCGATCCGGCGTTCAAGGAACTCGCTCTTGCCGAACCGATGACGGCGAGCAAGGAGGTCGGCGTCGATTGGCTGCATCCCACCGGCTGGGGCACGCCGAGCGACTTCACCGCATTCCAGATCCTCGCGGACACCCCTACGGTGCACAACGTCATCGTCTGCGCGCTGTGCTCGTGCTATCCGAGACCGATACTCGGCAACTCACCGGAGTGGTACCGTACCCCCAACTATCGTCGGCGTCTGGTCCGCTGGCCCAGGCAGGTGCTGGCGGAGTTCGGGCTGTACCTGCCGGACGACATCACGGTCCATGTCCAGGATTCCAACCAGAAGCACCGATTCATGGTGATGCCCTTGCAGCCCGAGGGCACCGAGGGCTGGACCGAGGATCAGCTCGTCGAGATCATCACCCGCGACTGCCTGATCGGCGTAGCCCTGCCGAAGGCGGGGGTCACGACCAACATGATCGTCGACACCCGCCCCGCGATTCATCCGGGCAACGCCGGATGA
- a CDS encoding thiocyanate hydrolase — translation MNAADGPASIGSSRIAPLEEIVERDQVWYRMAAKWGVENPVPPWKSSLDGMCDALDRASCDENIPDFKQRRDEEDALSATLYSNLPYPENQLMSLAHSLVSRGVIDEAELKQRLASIRARLEA, via the coding sequence ATGAACGCCGCCGACGGTCCCGCGTCGATCGGGTCATCCCGGATCGCACCGCTGGAGGAGATCGTCGAGCGCGATCAGGTCTGGTACCGGATGGCCGCCAAGTGGGGCGTCGAAAATCCTGTGCCACCGTGGAAGTCGAGTCTGGACGGCATGTGCGACGCTTTGGACCGCGCCTCGTGTGACGAGAACATCCCTGATTTCAAGCAGCGCCGTGACGAGGAGGACGCGCTATCGGCGACGCTGTACTCCAATCTGCCGTATCCCGAGAACCAGCTGATGTCGCTGGCGCACTCTCTGGTGAGCCGAGGCGTCATCGACGAGGCCGAACTCAAACAGCGGCTGGCGAGCATCCGGGCGAGGCTGGAAGCCTGA
- a CDS encoding EthD domain-containing protein, translating to MEKVIIALRRADADDAWCTRMRTDVVADLLELGLPGLTVNVRDGVVRNSIMTLTTLEPPVVGFVTLWAHQSYAEPVTAALSRLASEADEVAAYLVTESVPLPPPATAAGARTDGFANIALLRRPEDLDEATWLRRWHIDHTPVAIETQSTFGYTQNAVVRALTPDAPPIDAIVEELFPEAAISDLHAFFGAPDDAELSRRMDRMVASTSAFGANRNVDTVPTSRYVYRTPFVTDNRIG from the coding sequence GTGGAGAAGGTGATCATCGCGCTTCGGCGCGCGGATGCGGATGACGCATGGTGCACGAGGATGCGGACCGACGTCGTTGCGGACCTGCTCGAGCTCGGATTGCCTGGACTGACGGTCAATGTGCGGGACGGCGTCGTGCGCAACTCGATCATGACGTTGACGACGCTGGAGCCGCCGGTCGTCGGGTTCGTCACCCTATGGGCGCATCAGTCGTACGCCGAGCCGGTGACTGCGGCGTTGTCCCGGCTGGCGTCCGAGGCGGACGAGGTCGCCGCTTATCTGGTCACGGAATCGGTGCCGTTGCCGCCGCCCGCCACCGCAGCCGGCGCGCGAACGGACGGCTTCGCGAACATCGCGCTGCTGCGCAGGCCTGAGGACTTGGACGAGGCGACCTGGCTGCGGCGCTGGCACATCGACCACACCCCGGTGGCCATCGAAACGCAGTCCACGTTCGGTTACACCCAGAACGCGGTGGTGCGCGCCTTGACTCCGGACGCCCCGCCGATCGACGCGATCGTCGAAGAGCTCTTTCCCGAAGCGGCGATAAGCGATCTGCACGCGTTCTTCGGCGCTCCCGACGACGCCGAACTGAGCCGCCGGATGGACCGAATGGTGGCCAGCACCTCGGCATTCGGCGCGAACCGCAACGTCGACACCGTGCCGACGAGCCGCTACGTTTACCGAACGCCGTTCGTCACCGACAACCGGATCGGGTGA
- a CDS encoding TIGR03618 family F420-dependent PPOX class oxidoreductase — translation MPTLEEAFALAADDSGLAVVSSVRADATVQASLVNVGVLTHPATGQPALGFVTYGKVKLANLRARPQLAVTFRKGWQWATVEGTAELVGPDDPQGWLADTEQLRLLLREVFTAAGGTHDDWDEYDRVMAEQRRTVVLIAPTRVYSNG, via the coding sequence ATGCCCACACTGGAGGAAGCCTTCGCCCTTGCGGCCGACGACAGCGGCCTCGCTGTGGTCTCGAGCGTGCGCGCCGACGCCACGGTCCAGGCGTCACTGGTCAACGTCGGTGTGCTCACCCATCCCGCGACGGGGCAGCCGGCCCTGGGCTTCGTCACCTACGGCAAAGTCAAACTGGCGAACCTGCGCGCACGTCCACAACTGGCGGTCACGTTCCGTAAGGGATGGCAGTGGGCCACGGTGGAGGGCACCGCCGAGTTGGTGGGACCCGACGATCCGCAAGGCTGGCTCGCCGATACCGAACAGCTTCGGCTGCTGTTGCGCGAGGTGTTCACCGCCGCCGGTGGAACACACGATGATTGGGACGAATACGACCGCGTGATGGCCGAGCAGCGCAGGACCGTCGTCCTAATCGCACCCACCCGGGTGTACAGCAACGGTTAG
- a CDS encoding enoyl-CoA hydratase/isomerase family protein, whose translation MILEIADDQRVRTLTLNRPDVLNAFNEELYFATATALNEAAADPEVAVVLLTGAGRAFSAGNDLNEMQRRITDPEFNEKGSHFSTMIEALADFPKPLIIAVNGVGVGIGATILGYADLAFMSSAARLKTPFTSLGVAPEAASSYLLPRLMGRQNAAWLLLSSEWVGAEEAQAMGLVWKVCEPDDLLPEARRHAEILASRPISSLMAVKQTIIAPTREGIAAATERENGHFAVLMGAAANAAALADFTGKGQ comes from the coding sequence GTGATTCTCGAGATTGCCGACGACCAGCGGGTGCGGACGCTGACGCTCAATCGGCCCGACGTCCTCAACGCGTTCAACGAGGAGCTGTACTTCGCCACCGCGACCGCGCTGAACGAGGCCGCCGCCGATCCGGAAGTCGCCGTGGTGTTGCTGACGGGTGCCGGGCGGGCATTCAGCGCCGGCAACGACCTCAACGAAATGCAGAGGCGCATCACCGATCCCGAGTTCAACGAGAAGGGCAGCCACTTCTCGACGATGATCGAGGCGCTCGCAGACTTCCCCAAACCGTTGATCATTGCGGTGAACGGAGTGGGGGTGGGCATCGGCGCGACGATCCTCGGTTATGCGGATCTGGCGTTCATGTCCTCGGCCGCACGCCTGAAGACCCCCTTCACCAGCCTCGGCGTGGCGCCGGAGGCGGCGTCGTCGTACCTGTTGCCACGGTTGATGGGCCGGCAGAACGCCGCATGGCTGTTGCTGTCCTCGGAATGGGTCGGTGCCGAGGAGGCGCAGGCGATGGGGTTGGTCTGGAAGGTCTGCGAGCCCGACGATCTGTTACCCGAGGCTCGCCGTCATGCCGAAATCCTTGCCTCCCGGCCGATTTCGAGTCTCATGGCCGTCAAGCAGACGATCATCGCGCCGACCCGCGAGGGCATCGCCGCGGCGACGGAAAGAGAGAACGGGCACTTCGCGGTCCTGATGGGCGCGGCTGCCAATGCCGCCGCGCTGGCGGATTTCACCGGCAAGGGTCAGTAG
- a CDS encoding HNH endonuclease signature motif containing protein: MYVRIMLATPVQVAMAALRSAHESLAGCDLDMLTHRELLDVLDELETLSCQLPAQWHRALARLQVETTPKELGAKNWKDVLRIRWRISATEANRRLAEAEVLGPRRALTGEPLAPVLAAAAAAQAAGQITGEHVEKIRDAMGRIPGWVDAATREQIEEDLVRIAVGVGPYELGRAATTMLFLLDQDGPEPDDTERQRKRGFICGPQGRDGMVAIKGDLTPEAWAVLEPIFAKWAAPGMCNPDDDHPCVSGTPSQEQIDTDHRTLAQRQHDALIAIGRNALESGELGQHNGLPTSIIIRTTLHDLESRAGVGTTGGGSLLPIKDVIRLAAHAHHWLAVFDNATGQALDLFRAKRTASPAQRIMLIARDGGCTKPCCAVPAYGAQVHHALQDWADGGNSNVNEMTLACGPDNRLVDKDNGWTTTINDHGDAEWHPPPALDTGQTRINYHHRPELLLRPPDKDDGNNERGP, encoded by the coding sequence ATGTATGTTCGAATCATGTTGGCGACTCCGGTTCAGGTGGCGATGGCCGCACTGCGGTCCGCCCACGAATCGCTGGCCGGCTGCGACCTGGACATGCTCACCCACCGCGAACTGCTCGACGTGCTCGACGAGTTGGAGACGCTGTCGTGCCAGCTGCCCGCGCAGTGGCATCGCGCGCTGGCCCGGCTGCAGGTCGAGACCACACCCAAGGAGTTGGGTGCCAAGAACTGGAAAGACGTACTGCGCATCCGGTGGCGGATCTCGGCGACCGAGGCCAACCGCCGCCTGGCCGAAGCCGAGGTACTCGGGCCGCGGCGGGCGTTGACCGGCGAACCGTTGGCGCCGGTGCTGGCCGCCGCAGCCGCCGCGCAGGCCGCGGGGCAGATCACCGGCGAGCATGTGGAGAAGATCCGCGACGCCATGGGTCGGATTCCCGGCTGGGTTGATGCTGCGACCCGCGAACAGATCGAAGAAGACTTGGTGCGCATCGCGGTCGGTGTCGGCCCCTACGAACTGGGCAGGGCCGCCACCACCATGCTGTTCCTCTTGGATCAGGATGGTCCGGAACCCGACGACACCGAACGCCAGCGGAAGCGCGGCTTTATCTGTGGTCCGCAGGGCCGTGACGGCATGGTCGCCATCAAGGGCGATCTGACGCCGGAAGCGTGGGCGGTGCTCGAACCCATCTTCGCCAAATGGGCCGCCCCCGGCATGTGCAACCCCGACGACGACCACCCCTGCGTCAGCGGCACCCCCTCACAGGAACAGATCGACACCGATCACCGCACCCTGGCCCAACGCCAACACGACGCCCTGATCGCGATCGGGCGCAACGCGTTGGAGTCGGGCGAGTTGGGTCAGCACAACGGGTTGCCGACCTCGATCATCATCCGCACCACCCTGCACGACCTCGAATCCCGCGCGGGCGTGGGTACCACCGGCGGTGGCAGCCTCCTACCGATCAAGGATGTGATCCGCCTGGCCGCCCACGCCCACCACTGGCTGGCGGTGTTCGACAACGCCACCGGGCAAGCCCTGGACCTGTTCCGCGCCAAACGGACCGCGTCGCCGGCGCAGCGGATCATGCTGATCGCGCGCGACGGGGGCTGCACCAAACCGTGCTGCGCGGTGCCGGCCTACGGAGCGCAGGTGCATCACGCCCTGCAGGATTGGGCCGACGGCGGCAACTCCAACGTCAACGAGATGACCCTGGCGTGTGGACCGGACAACCGCCTCGTCGACAAGGACAACGGGTGGACCACCACCATCAACGACCACGGCGACGCCGAGTGGCACCCACCACCCGCACTGGACACGGGCCAAACCCGCATCAACTACCACCACCGCCCCGAACTACTCCTCCGACCACCAGACAAGGACGACGGCAACAACGAACGCGGACCCTAA
- a CDS encoding (2Fe-2S)-binding protein, with the protein MFVCLCMGVTSHDVDQLVANGACTSKQITEACGAGGDCGRCRRTLRAIIATHHDVAGCPSKNGCAKRTLSR; encoded by the coding sequence ATGTTCGTATGCCTGTGCATGGGAGTGACGAGCCACGACGTCGACCAGCTCGTCGCCAACGGCGCCTGCACGTCCAAGCAGATCACCGAAGCCTGCGGCGCCGGAGGCGACTGCGGCCGATGCCGCCGTACATTGCGCGCCATCATCGCGACCCATCACGATGTCGCCGGCTGCCCGTCGAAGAACGGCTGCGCGAAAAGAACGCTGAGCCGGTAG
- a CDS encoding fatty-acid--CoA ligase, which translates to MGDFDLHSLILACDFRVDDVDRMWTWLKKHSDGLAAIGAHHVVLYTSIWEQNRVLVTIGIRHVRSMRKVLRSPEIFEWFNISGADDIPPIFGGEVVEKIDLYPPSADEHVGRVVVGVMSSVEDVSALMVKVHDGLDRFKRGGVRKIWVYRALDDGQEVMILQEIEDETAARQWVDHPDAAAEWMSNAGLGPYPTQFVGRFAHLMSIDEQS; encoded by the coding sequence ATGGGTGATTTCGATCTGCACTCTCTTATTCTCGCCTGCGATTTCCGCGTCGATGACGTCGATCGCATGTGGACATGGTTGAAGAAGCATTCAGACGGACTCGCCGCTATCGGAGCCCACCATGTCGTTCTCTACACATCGATATGGGAACAGAACCGAGTATTGGTGACCATTGGTATTCGGCACGTCCGTTCGATGCGGAAAGTACTGCGGTCACCCGAGATTTTCGAGTGGTTCAACATTTCGGGTGCCGACGACATTCCACCGATTTTCGGTGGCGAGGTCGTCGAAAAGATCGATCTGTACCCGCCGTCAGCCGACGAACATGTCGGCCGGGTCGTCGTCGGCGTCATGTCCTCGGTCGAAGACGTCTCTGCACTGATGGTCAAGGTGCACGACGGACTCGACCGCTTCAAACGCGGCGGAGTACGCAAGATCTGGGTTTATCGCGCGCTCGACGACGGACAGGAAGTGATGATCCTGCAGGAAATCGAGGACGAGACCGCGGCTCGGCAATGGGTAGATCATCCGGATGCGGCCGCGGAATGGATGTCGAATGCGGGCCTCGGGCCCTACCCCACCCAGTTCGTGGGCAGATTCGCCCACCTCATGAGCATCGACGAGCAGAGCTGA
- the bfr gene encoding bacterioferritin gives MQGDPDVLKLLNEQLTSELTAINQYFLHSKMQANWGFTELAEYTRKESFEEMQHAESITDRILLLDGLPNYQRLFSLRIGQTLREQFEADLAIEYEVVGRLRPGIIMCREKEDATSANLLEGILANEEEHIDYLETQLQLMDKLGVELYSAQCVSRPPTSA, from the coding sequence ATGCAAGGGGATCCCGACGTTCTGAAATTGCTCAATGAGCAACTGACGAGCGAATTGACCGCCATTAACCAGTATTTCTTGCATTCGAAGATGCAGGCGAATTGGGGATTCACCGAGCTTGCTGAATATACGCGCAAAGAGTCGTTCGAAGAAATGCAGCACGCCGAGTCGATCACTGACCGAATTCTGCTTCTCGACGGCCTGCCGAACTATCAGCGGCTGTTCTCGCTGCGAATTGGGCAGACATTGCGTGAACAATTCGAGGCCGACCTGGCGATCGAATACGAGGTGGTAGGGCGGCTGAGGCCCGGCATCATCATGTGCCGCGAGAAGGAGGATGCGACCTCGGCGAACCTCTTGGAGGGCATCCTCGCCAACGAAGAGGAGCACATCGACTACCTCGAAACCCAACTCCAGCTGATGGACAAGCTCGGCGTCGAGCTGTACTCGGCCCAGTGCGTGTCGCGGCCGCCAACCAGCGCCTAG
- a CDS encoding MDR family MFS transporter, with amino-acid sequence MTSTRTDTAVADCESPSALISPGRRNIIFVAVLLGMLMAALDQTIVATALPTVVADLGGAGHQSWVVTSYLLASTIVTAVVGKLGDLFGRKAVFQVAVLFFLAGSVLCGLAGSMTMLVASRALQGIGGGAMMVTAMAVIGEVIPLRERGRYQGALGAVFGVTTVIGPLLGGFFTDHLTWRWAFWINVPIAVLVIVVGTLAIPSLAKAGRAVIDYAGILFIGVAASGLTLATSWGGSTYAWSSPMIIGLFVGSALALAVFVWVESHVAEPILPIRLFASPVFTVCCILGFIVGFAMLGALTFLPTFMQFVNGVSATESGLRTLPMVAGMLITSIGSGQIIGRTGRYKVFPVVGTATMAVGFVMLSQMGAATPLWQQSVSLFILGAGIGLCMQVLILVVQNTSSFADLGVATSGVTFFRTIGSSFGAAIFGSLFANFLAGLIPAALVASGAPAEAADSPQALHVLSPEMAAPIVDAYADSLGTVFLCGVPVAVVGFVVSLFLKEVRLREIETVSAGDLGEGFGMPSTESPEKILEVAIGRIFRDSPEIRLRSLAQLPECNLDVTQMWALLQIYRQNQVFGTATLTDIAERLRVPHEVIEPTFDGLIRDGLVLGGGGKLWLTQAGMKQVDAISSLIVRRIVDKLAMSSSFEGRPDGDQVEAALERIVHRMLVQRNWTEDRGELVGAPDAQAR; translated from the coding sequence ATGACGAGCACGCGAACCGATACAGCAGTCGCGGATTGCGAATCTCCCAGCGCGCTGATCAGCCCTGGGCGCCGCAACATCATCTTTGTTGCGGTGCTGCTCGGCATGTTGATGGCGGCCCTGGATCAGACCATCGTCGCCACCGCGCTGCCGACCGTCGTCGCTGACCTCGGGGGAGCGGGCCACCAGTCCTGGGTGGTGACCAGTTACCTATTGGCCTCCACGATCGTCACCGCGGTCGTCGGAAAACTCGGTGATCTGTTCGGCCGCAAGGCCGTCTTCCAGGTGGCGGTCCTGTTCTTCCTCGCCGGATCGGTCCTGTGTGGGCTCGCGGGCTCGATGACGATGCTCGTCGCGTCGCGTGCACTGCAGGGCATTGGTGGTGGCGCGATGATGGTCACGGCGATGGCCGTCATCGGCGAAGTCATCCCGTTGCGCGAGCGAGGTCGCTACCAGGGCGCCCTCGGCGCCGTGTTCGGAGTCACCACCGTCATCGGGCCGCTACTCGGCGGATTCTTCACCGATCACCTCACTTGGCGATGGGCGTTCTGGATCAATGTTCCGATCGCGGTTCTCGTGATCGTGGTCGGAACCCTGGCCATCCCGTCGTTGGCCAAGGCCGGCAGGGCGGTCATCGACTATGCGGGCATCCTGTTCATCGGTGTGGCCGCGTCCGGACTGACGCTGGCCACCAGCTGGGGCGGCAGCACCTACGCCTGGTCGTCTCCGATGATCATCGGCCTCTTCGTCGGTTCCGCTCTGGCACTGGCAGTCTTTGTGTGGGTGGAATCCCATGTCGCAGAGCCGATTCTGCCGATCCGACTGTTCGCCAGCCCGGTGTTCACGGTGTGCTGCATTCTCGGCTTCATCGTCGGATTCGCGATGCTTGGTGCACTGACATTCCTGCCCACCTTCATGCAATTCGTCAACGGCGTCTCGGCTACCGAATCTGGTTTGCGCACCCTGCCGATGGTGGCGGGGATGCTCATCACGTCCATCGGAAGCGGGCAGATCATCGGCCGCACCGGCAGGTACAAGGTGTTCCCCGTCGTCGGCACCGCCACCATGGCGGTGGGGTTCGTGATGCTGTCACAGATGGGGGCCGCCACGCCGCTGTGGCAGCAGTCGGTGTCGCTGTTCATCCTGGGGGCAGGAATCGGCCTGTGTATGCAGGTACTGATTCTCGTCGTCCAGAACACCTCCAGCTTCGCCGACCTCGGCGTGGCGACGTCCGGCGTCACGTTCTTCCGGACGATCGGAAGCTCTTTCGGCGCAGCGATCTTCGGTTCGCTGTTCGCCAACTTCCTTGCCGGCCTCATCCCGGCTGCGCTGGTGGCCAGCGGGGCGCCCGCCGAGGCCGCGGATTCCCCGCAGGCATTGCACGTGCTATCGCCGGAGATGGCCGCACCGATCGTCGATGCGTATGCGGACTCGCTGGGCACCGTGTTCCTCTGCGGGGTACCCGTCGCAGTTGTCGGCTTCGTGGTGTCGCTCTTCCTCAAAGAGGTGCGGCTACGCGAAATCGAAACCGTGTCGGCGGGCGACCTCGGTGAGGGCTTCGGGATGCCGAGCACCGAGTCGCCCGAGAAGATCCTCGAAGTGGCCATCGGACGGATCTTCCGCGACTCACCCGAGATTCGGCTACGCAGTCTCGCCCAACTCCCCGAGTGCAACCTCGACGTCACCCAGATGTGGGCGTTGCTACAGATCTATCGGCAGAACCAGGTGTTCGGTACGGCCACGCTGACCGACATCGCCGAGCGCCTGCGGGTGCCCCACGAGGTCATCGAGCCCACCTTCGACGGGCTGATCCGCGACGGACTGGTACTGGGAGGCGGAGGCAAGCTCTGGCTCACCCAGGCCGGAATGAAGCAGGTCGACGCGATATCCAGCCTCATCGTAAGGCGCATCGTCGACAAATTGGCCATGTCATCCTCGTTCGAAGGACGGCCCGACGGCGATCAGGTCGAGGCCGCGCTCGAACGAATCGTGCATCGCATGCTCGTGCAGCGGAACTGGACGGAGGACCGCGGCGAACTGGTCGGGGCCCCGGACGCGCAAGCTCGGTAG
- a CDS encoding CHASE3 domain-containing protein — translation MPASYSTATTSPQWHYAVQGEPRAVSASTSADADAANSRRRGRYSRLTVQGWLMVVLCVMGVVVLCGSASIAVLQYRTDAAVRQLVDMTSPARATAFQMQAGLRDQETGVRGYVITGDRRFLEPYVEGQQAEQAAAARVRERLTGNDDLLADLDAIETAAEQWRTSYAEPLIARVSPGEPYPLSTTEADRGKAQFDNLRALFDKQNENLISARDDARAQLQQFESWLNQVLIIVLVALVGTALALTLLVRGAVTRPVAGVAAACRRIAKGDFAATIPVEGPSDIRGIAQDVDDMRRRIVDELQTSQAARAELYESEELFRKSFNSSVAGKLLVFRASTQWIVERANPSARDLLPGLRDGTTNLDLLMGSDAMAALSAAAGSLADDDNARLTLQLADGRSLQVSVAVIGEKPEGTEFVLHFHDVTESERLRQLELAEMNRAVEVQRALVPGALPATPGWTFGTFTSPARQVGGDFYDVRVHQPSIVLSLGDVMGKGMDAGMLAAATRTALRSNNPAATPSTVVNGAAGILEDDLRRISAFVTLSYVRVDMDSGEFLFADAGHGLHFVIRTQSGRIERLASDDMPMGLDDHWQELSDRLAPGDTILLVSDGVLDLWGGSIEGLEDAISQCADGNGTGPQAVVDYLCANADEMLDGDDVTAVALRRS, via the coding sequence ATGCCGGCGAGTTACTCGACGGCGACGACGTCACCGCAGTGGCATTACGCCGTGCAGGGTGAGCCGCGCGCGGTGAGCGCCTCCACCTCCGCTGATGCCGACGCTGCGAACTCGCGTCGGCGGGGCAGGTACTCGCGCCTGACCGTACAGGGGTGGTTGATGGTCGTGTTGTGCGTGATGGGTGTGGTCGTCCTCTGCGGTTCGGCGTCCATCGCGGTGCTGCAATACCGCACCGACGCTGCTGTTCGCCAGCTGGTGGACATGACATCGCCCGCGCGTGCCACGGCCTTTCAGATGCAAGCGGGACTGCGTGACCAGGAGACCGGTGTGCGCGGCTACGTCATCACCGGAGACCGCCGATTTCTCGAGCCGTACGTCGAGGGTCAGCAGGCCGAGCAGGCCGCCGCCGCTCGGGTGCGCGAACGCTTGACGGGTAACGACGACCTGCTTGCCGATCTGGACGCGATCGAAACGGCGGCCGAGCAATGGCGCACCAGCTACGCCGAACCGTTGATCGCACGCGTGTCACCCGGTGAGCCCTACCCGCTCAGCACCACGGAGGCCGACCGCGGCAAGGCCCAGTTCGATAATCTGCGCGCCCTGTTCGACAAACAAAATGAAAACCTCATTTCGGCGAGAGACGACGCCCGCGCCCAGTTGCAGCAGTTTGAGTCATGGCTGAACCAGGTGCTGATCATTGTGTTGGTCGCGCTGGTGGGCACCGCGCTGGCGCTGACCCTTCTGGTGCGCGGTGCGGTCACCCGGCCAGTGGCCGGCGTCGCGGCGGCATGCCGGCGGATCGCCAAGGGTGATTTCGCCGCGACGATCCCAGTCGAGGGTCCCAGCGATATCCGGGGGATCGCACAGGATGTAGACGATATGCGGCGGCGCATCGTCGACGAGCTCCAGACCTCGCAGGCAGCGCGAGCCGAGCTCTACGAGAGCGAGGAGTTGTTCCGCAAGAGCTTCAACTCCTCGGTGGCCGGGAAACTGCTGGTATTCCGTGCGTCCACCCAGTGGATTGTCGAGCGCGCCAACCCCTCGGCACGTGACCTACTGCCCGGGCTGCGGGACGGAACCACGAACCTTGACCTGCTGATGGGTTCGGATGCCATGGCCGCGCTTTCGGCCGCCGCCGGTTCTCTCGCTGACGACGACAACGCACGGCTGACCTTGCAGCTGGCCGACGGGCGCAGTCTGCAGGTGAGCGTCGCCGTCATCGGCGAGAAGCCCGAAGGGACCGAGTTCGTCCTGCACTTCCACGACGTCACCGAATCGGAGCGGTTACGTCAGCTGGAGCTGGCGGAGATGAACCGGGCCGTCGAGGTGCAACGTGCACTGGTACCGGGCGCCTTGCCCGCAACGCCGGGTTGGACCTTCGGCACGTTCACCAGCCCGGCCCGACAGGTCGGTGGCGACTTCTACGACGTGCGCGTGCATCAACCCTCCATCGTGCTGAGCCTCGGCGACGTCATGGGCAAGGGCATGGACGCGGGGATGCTCGCCGCGGCGACCCGCACGGCGCTGCGCTCCAACAATCCCGCGGCGACCCCATCGACTGTGGTCAACGGTGCAGCGGGCATCCTCGAGGACGATCTGCGCCGGATCAGCGCGTTCGTCACATTGTCCTATGTCCGGGTCGACATGGACTCTGGCGAATTCTTGTTCGCCGACGCAGGTCACGGGTTGCACTTTGTCATCCGCACCCAGTCCGGCCGGATCGAACGCCTGGCGTCCGACGACATGCCCATGGGATTGGACGACCACTGGCAGGAACTCTCCGACCGCCTTGCCCCGGGGGACACCATCCTGCTCGTCAGTGACGGAGTGCTCGACCTGTGGGGAGGTTCGATAGAGGGACTCGAGGACGCGATCTCGCAGTGCGCCGATGGAAACGGGACGGGCCCGCAGGCGGTCGTCGACTATCTGTGTGCGAATGCGGACGAGATGCTCGATGGTGACGACGTCACCGCGGTAGCGCTGCGACGCAGCTGA